One Natrinema longum genomic window, TCGGCCTGGAGTTCTCGGAAGTCGACATCCTCGATACGCCGCGCTGGAACGCCGAGCCACTCCGCGGCGAGTCGGCGGGCGTGCGGTTGGTCGGCCACCTCGCCACGCCAGAGCGTATTTCCGAAGAAGAGCCACCCCTCCGTGCCCGGCTCCGGTGCCTCGCGAAAGAGCGTGACCGTCGTCTCGGCACTGCCCGGCTCGAGGGAGACCTCCTCCCGGGCGGGCTCGAGGCGGAGCCGAACGCGGAAGACGTAACGGGCGTCCATCGAATGCTCGTCTGGCCGGGCGGGCTCAGTCGTCGCGCTCGGACTCGATCAGCTCTGCCATCTCGATATCGCTCTCGGTAATCCCGCCTTCCTCGTGGGATGTCAGCCGGATCTCGACGCCGGCATACCGGATGATGATCTCGGGATGGTGGAACTGGGCTTCGGCGATCTCGCCGACCATCTGGGCGAAGTTGACGCCACGAAGGTAGTCGTCGAACTCGTAGACCCGGACGATCTCGTCGTCCTCCCGTTCCCACTCGTCGGGGAGCCGGTCCTCGATTTCCTCGTCGGAAAGTAGCGCAGCCATGTTCGGTCGAACGCAACCCAATCAAATAACGATTGTGCCACGTTGCCACCCGTTGTGTGGGTAATTACTGGTCGATGCGTCCGTCAGTCCGCTCCGTGTCCGCTCCCGTGGGCTGTAGCTCGGCGTCGACCAGCGTCTCGTAGGCCCTTCGGAACCGCTCGGAGAGCGCCTGGTGGGAGATCCCCAGCTCCTCGGCCAGTTCCTCCATCGAAATCCCGCGTGGGATCTCGAAGTAGCCGTACTCCAGGGCCGCCTCGAGGGCCTCCTGCTGTTCGGGCGTCAGTCGCGTCTCGTGGCCCTCGACGTCGGTCACGTCCGTCACGCGCCGGAGGTCGGCGTTGATCCCGCGATCGACCAGCCGATCGTAGGCGTCACAGAGCCGGTCGCGGTCACGGTACCGAACCGTCACCTGCCACCAGCCGTCGCTCGCCCGTGCCTCGAGCAACGAGCCGCCGTCCGCGAGCAGGTCGTCCCAGAGTCGGTTCGTCCCGGCACCCGCCGAGAAGGTCACGTCGTAGAGCAGCCGCGATCCCGTTTCGACGAGGAGCTCGGCTTCCTCGACCGAGGGATCGGCCTCGAACGCCGTCCCGGCCGTCTCGGGATCGACACCGGAAACCCACAGCGAGGGGCGCGTCTTCGACACCGAGGACTCGAGTTCGAACGTGGCCGCGGGTGCGCGTTC contains:
- the lwrS gene encoding LWR-salt protein, with product MDARYVFRVRLRLEPAREEVSLEPGSAETTVTLFREAPEPGTEGWLFFGNTLWRGEVADQPHARRLAAEWLGVPARRIEDVDFRELQADEEYVDALKREIAADLEPFNADTVSAVLSKYLGSSVHVRSP
- a CDS encoding 4a-hydroxytetrahydrobiopterin dehydratase, whose protein sequence is MAALLSDEEIEDRLPDEWEREDDEIVRVYEFDDYLRGVNFAQMVGEIAEAQFHHPEIIIRYAGVEIRLTSHEEGGITESDIEMAELIESERDD
- a CDS encoding helix-turn-helix domain-containing protein: MSTIADLRLPAAETALATAFERAPAATFELESSVSKTRPSLWVSGVDPETAGTAFEADPSVEEAELLVETGSRLLYDVTFSAGAGTNRLWDDLLADGGSLLEARASDGWWQVTVRYRDRDRLCDAYDRLVDRGINADLRRVTDVTDVEGHETRLTPEQQEALEAALEYGYFEIPRGISMEELAEELGISHQALSERFRRAYETLVDAELQPTGADTERTDGRIDQ